The DNA region GGAGGCACATTCAATGGCTGCATATTTGTTTCTGAGCTCATGCACATAACTGATAGCACGAGCAACATATTTGTTTGGTTATTTCTAGCTGTAATGCATAGCAAGGGTAGATGTTGCCACCTTCATGGTCAATTCATACAAAGTCGTGTTCTTTGGTTCTTGCTAGCTATGATAGTGGTAATTCAAGGATTTATGGTCTGTTAAGTGTTTTATATTTGCTGTTGAGGGTAGTCTGATATAAATGTAGTATAACGAATGCCAACTTTATCTCTGTTACTGATATGAATATGTGAAACTGCTGGGATTATACTTAGTTATGCCAGGGATGGACGCGTAATCAAAAATCAAATTGGCACTGTGGCTTTAGCTTAGTATAACTTTTAGTTATTTTCCCTTTGATGTATTATATATTTGGATGGCATACTACAGGCTGAATGGGAGGAAGTAGCCAACCGTGCAGATTTGCTAAAGCAGGAAAACAGTTCACTCAAAGAAGAATTGAAGCAACTTCAGGAGAAATGTGATAGCTTGACCTCAGAAAATACATCTCTACATGTAAGctttatcttttgtttttgtcCTGTAGTTTCCAGAAGTTCTTGAGTATTCTTGTACATTAGATTCTTAGTGTTTGTTTTGCTGCAAATAACAACTGAAACTAGGGTCTACTAACTATTGAACCATCCAAAGCTGTGTTTGGGCCATGCGGATAGAAGCAGATTAGTCGCATTTACCCCTAAAATAGCGCAGCATCGTTGTTGAGTTCCAAAACGGATATACCTCCGGAAGCACACTGGTGCTGGCAGCATGGACGCTGTTATATGTGCGCAATAACATGTTGAAGTAGGTTCCTTTTTTTTAATGCTGGAGGTTGGGAGGTTGTGCGCAATAACAGGTTCGAGTTAATTTTGCTCTCCTGACTTCGGGAAACTTATGCGAGACGTTACTATTGCTTGCAGGAGAAGCTTAAAGCGCTTGAAGATGAGAAATCAAATGGAAATTGGTACAAAGATTAAGGGCTGAAACTTCTCTCTTTCTGACTGCTGATGTAAGGAACAATTTATTTGTCAGTTGCCATTGCCTTTCACAGAATACCGACTCTGATTTCTTCTGCGATGTTATCAACTTTTCAGATAATTTGGTGGTGACATAATAGGTCGGACAGTTAGGAGGTATTCGTGTAAGGTATTAGATTTTTGGCTGAGGGATAACATTGTATCATAGGATTTGACATGGCGGATGGCTACAGATTCTTCTTTTTCCAGTTGCATCAGCTGTTGTGCTAtggctttcttcttccttgtgCTAGATGCCACAGAAGTACCACTGTAGAAATCCCCAGGTGATGTTTCAAACCTGGGGATTAGCGTATGTTGTAGCTGTTGTAGAGCTGCTCATTGGGCTTATTAACATAAACTGAAGCGTGTTAAAGTTATCATTTGCGATTTATCGATTCAGATGGACTAATTTGTATACTATAGTACTGCACTGATTAATAGTATCTACGGACCACACTTTTACTTGCCATCTTGATTTCATCGTTCTATGGGGAATGGGCTTGAGAAGTTGTGAAAGTATGCTGTTGCTGTTCTTCATATGTTGGCAGTTCGAAACACATTATTCACATCTTTAAGCGGTGACTCGTGCAAATTTTAGTTAAAACTCCAGCTGAAGACTTTTTGTGAATCTCCAAGAAATAAAATTCAAGGGTTCGCATTATTACTTGTGATTGATCTTGTGTTCAGATCACGTGCTCCGCCGATTAGACCAAAAGAGTTTTTTCAGCTCGCATTCATGATGCACATATGTATCGCTATTCCATCGCTCTACCCGATCCCTTTTTTGCCCTCCCCTTTTCTAGTCTTTTTACCCTTTTTGTTCTCCATGTCCAACGCCACTCTTTTCCCCCGTGTATAGCCTTCGAACGAAAGGCCATGATGCTGTTCAAAGGTAATCAACctatctcttttttttttcttttcactCGCGTCACCGATCTCGTGCTTTCGTCAAGCACATGGGCGGCTCTCGTCGTAGCTGGTAGAGCATTTGGATGTCGTGACTGACTGGCTGACGCAATAACCGCAGGACACTCGCTCGTCATCTGCACAAGGAGCACTTGCAATTTTGCTCGCGTCTGATCTCTGATCACGAAAAGATTTGAGAAAATAAAAATCTGCATGTTTTCCAGCTGCAGTTCTTAACATCTGTCCCGGATCCAAAACACAGGTGGCTCGGCAGCTCGAGAAACCGTCGCGTCAACACCTCTTGTCCTCGACCTCTTGCTTCCGCAGAACAGAACACTACCATCTCTCTCTCCAGTCTACACGATTGATTGAGGAATAACTTCCAGATCTCGCCGCTGCAGATTCGCAGTCGGCAATCAAGCTTTGCAGGAGCGCACACAGTACCACAAAACTCATCTCAACTTTGCCCAAAGCCCGAAAGCCGTCGCCGTACGAgcttttccttcttttcttttcttccccggCCCTGCCCTGTCCCCCTTCCAACCATCCAAAGGGGATGGCAGCTGCTGCCTGCAGCAGAGCAGAGCAACCAACCATCGCAATGCGTGGCTCATCGGATCCATCCATCCCTTCCCTCCGTCCATCAGATCAGCAGCCGAGCACACGACAGCCGTCAGCAGAGCACGAGGCGAGGAGGCGGCCCAGGCCAGCGGAGGTACTCGCAGGCAGAGGCAGGCATGTTGTGCAGAGCGAGCAGCAggaggcagcagcagctgcaaAGAAACCTGCAAAAGCTACCGCCACCACCCCGAACTGCTTTCTGACAGCGGAAATAAAACCACACACTGGTCATGGCCATGCGGCCACTGCACTGCTGGCCACCACCACCGCAACCAAGTACGCGGTGGAATCGCCAGGAGGCATGTTACGCAAGAACAGCTGCCATGGAAAAGGCACAGTTCTGACAAAAATCTTATGGCGGATGGCGCTACCTCTACTACCTCTCTGGTCCCCAGCCCGCTCCAACTCGCGCACCCTGACACACGTCCCTTGAGTTGAATCCCTTTCATCTCTTTTCCATGCTCATGCTCCTATCCCTTCCCTAAAATACTATGCTGAATGGCCATCTGAACTTGAGTGTTTAGATGGGTGGAAGCACACTTAATCCAAAGCCAGGGAGTAAACTAAACAAGTGCCAGTACCAGGAATGAGCAGCCCAGCCATCCCAGTTGCTTGTTTACTCCAAGCTGTGGGGCACTTTCTGTTGTGGCCCTTTTcttggatggatggatggatggatggatggatggatgggtgggtgggtggtggtggtgatggtaCAAAGACAGCAAAAGGGGTGGAATGGAAAGGAAAGCTGAACTGAAGTGTATGCATACTTGTAGCCTTGTACACACACCAATAATATCCTGGCGCGCCTTTAGTGCAGCGCAGCACAGGCGCATACGACATCCCTTTTGGCTTGCAGCACCACCACTTGTGAGATGCAGCAGCAGGGCCGGGAAGGGCATCACTGTCctgcatccatccatccatcccctACCAGTAATTTACCAAACCTCTGCTGCTTTCCATAATCAAACACCACAATGGGGGTGCCACTTTAACTGAAACACCACCCCACACCACTTCAccctctcctccttcctcctcACTTGGGCCCTCTCTAGTCTCTCTCTCACCCTCCCCCCTTCGGTGAGGACAAAGGGCAATTGCTCAGGAGGAGCCATGGCCTGAGCTTGCTGGTTCCTTCCTTGGCAGCATCGTCTTCAGGCTTTCGGCGTCCGCTGGAGCGAAGCGGTGTGTGGAATTCTGCTCCTGGGTGGTTGAGGTAGTTCTGCTTCCGTTGATGTGCGTTTTCCTTGACAAACCTGTGATTCGCTTGTTGCTTGGCTGCTGTTCGTGTGTTCTTGGCTCATGCAGTTCATCGTAGTGTTCTCGGTTCTCTGAATATAGTTGTGTCTCTGGGCATGGTCACTTGGCTTGGGCTAGAACATACTTGAGAAGAATTTGGGTTCTGATGAGCTTTGATCCTTCTGATCTTGGACTAGTTAGGCTCTTCCAAGAACTTTTGCTTTGATTAAAATCGTTCAAGCCTGAGGTTGTTTCTTCAAGTTAGTAGAGATGGTAGTGGAATTCTGGTATGAAATCACTTAGTTCGCTGGTGTCTATGCTTAAAAAAAATACTTCCATGTTAGTCTTGTCCAAGTTCCATCATGTTTTTGTCGCGATAGTAGTTTGGGTGTAGTGGTACCAGATGCAGCAGATGAGTTAGGTAATATCGTGTCTAGATATTTCTGTCTCCTTGCTATGCTTCGCGACATCAGCTTAAACTCTGATCCAGATGCTTTGCTAATGTATCAAGCCAGAACAATATAATTTAGCTGAGATTATCTTGCAGCACTCCATCTAAGAGAGTAAGTTGTGTTTCAACATGCTCGAATTTTTAACTAGTAATTCCGTGAGTACGTCAAATAAAATCTATATGATGTGGAAAACACCAGTGAAACTCCCTGACAGTGAATCTGTCTTAGTTATTCACTGTTTACAGTTTAACAATGAGCCGGCGAATTTATCTGTAGAACACCAAAATATAACTGGAATGGCTAGGTGGTGCATTCTGAGCCGGTGGATTTATCTAAAGAACAACATAATTTAACTGAATGGGGTTTAGATAGGAACAACAGAGCTCCCATCTTTTCTGACAACTACTGAATATGCTATTCTTGGCCTTTACCATAGATAAGGTTCCATTTTAGAGATTCTTAGACCAGAAAAGATGGCATGCTTTTCATATGTTTGTCTTCAAACTCGGAATTTGAAACTAGCATATCCAGGCCTAACAACGAATCAGATGCTTGTCATGATTGCTGAGCAGAAAATTGAGCAATCTGGAAATAGGCTAAGGTTTCCCTTCTGGTCTTTTGCTCTTTTTTCACTGTTATTTACTTTTTAGAAGTAATTCCTTTAAACTGAAAATGTGATTTAGCTTGGTAATTCAGGAACCAGAAATTTTATTTCCCTACTAATTAGTAGTAAATGGGCAGCCTCTAGTCTATATGGATAAACAAGGGCTATCTTGAGTATCACTTAAGCTGCAAGCAATTTCAGCCAAAAGAAATCATTTGAGACTCCATCCTTTTATCCACAAGGCTGTCTGATAGACACTCCATCTTTAACTAATCAGTTTGTCATTGGTTTAGCAGAATTTTGTCATGAACTCATCATCACCAATTTTCACCATACTGTCAAGAACAGCACATGCCATTCATTATCTGCACACTGGTAGGCAAGCCCATGAGCGCAACTCGGACTGAGAACGCTGGGATTTTTCCCAATTTATGCATCTCGACAAAGTTGCTTTCGCTACCCTTCAGGACAAAGCATGTTTTATGCCTTCATCATGGATCCATGCATTTGTGTTCCTGCATTTACCTAACGTTCCATGTTCACAGAAGAATCGTGATTCGATCAGAGCATCTTATTAGAGCCACACACACACATCCTTGCTGATATGGGCTGATGTGTGCAGGTGAGACAAGAAACCAAGTGACGAGTGAAAAGATTGTTGCGATCAGCCAAAGATGAACAGCAAGGAGATGTGCCAAGAACCGTGCGACGAGCTGTCTGAGATCAGCAGCCAGGCGGCGTCCAACACCGAGGCGTCCAACTCCTCCGGCCGGGTGAGCCTCGACCTCTCGctcaccgtcgccgccgccgcagcagccgaGTCGAGCACCACCGACAACAGCAATGGCaacagcggcggcggaggcgcccAGGTGGACGCTGCTGCGACGGTGGCTGCCCGCGAGCCGTCGCGCGTGTTCACGTGCAACTACTGCCAGCGCAAGTTCTTCAGCTcgcaggcgctgggcgggcACCAGAACGCGCACCGGCGGGAGCGCACGCTGGCCCGGCGCGCGCTGCGGCTCGACGCGGCCGCCCCCTACGGCTACTACGCCGACGTGGCGTCCCTGCCGCTGTACGGCTCCGGCCTGTACCCCATCGGCATCCAGGCGCacgcgtcgccggcggcgaggccggagcagcagcagcagcggcacgacgccgccgccgccgcgcgcgccgacgAGCTGAAGCCGGCGCGGGGGCTGCTCGGCCCGATGCCGTTCTTCGTGGGCGACGACGAGGTCAGCTTCGGCTGGCCCGGCAGTTTCAGGCCGACCGCGGCCGGCGCGCCGGCGGGGGGCGCTGCTCTCAACTCGGCCGGCGGCAGCGCCATGTTTGCCGGCGAGGAGCCCGACCTCACGCTCAGGCTCTGAACTGATCCGTCGACTAGACCCAGTGTAATTCGTCAGGCTGTTTCTTCTTCTTTCGGGATTGATCAGTTCCTATTTGATGTTGATCAGATCGTCACGGTCTCTCTTGCTTGACCAGATCCCTCCTATTGTTTCATGCGTGCAAGAATTTTTTGTACAGCAATTGGATATGCAAGGGGGATATGTGCAGTGATCTTTGCTATGCTACACCATGTTTACCATGGTCTAAACTGTGACGCTTACCGTGGCTGCAAAGGCACGGATACTGCCCGGCCGCCGTGGCTACCGGCGGTGgcgttgccggcggcgagcgaATCGTTACATATTCTTTTCTCCCCCTTCTTCTCGGCCAATCGGCCATGATTCCTCAACGGGCAGGAGCAGGAGTAGGGAGTTGCGGCTGCAAGCTGCCAAGCAGAGTTGCAACTTGCACTGGCTGTCGACTGTCAGCGATGCGCTCAAGGTCCGAGGCGAACGGCAACTTGtggcggtggccggtggccCCCCATGGACGGAATGAGGATATGATGAAGGGGGAGCCAACTGAACAGGCAAATCTACGCAGGATTCCATTCCACTAGTGGCAGCTGATAAGGTTTCATTGTGCTGCTACGGTTTTTGTACGCGCTGCACAGGCTGCCTGTAGTCTAGTCGTGGAATAGTCCATCACGGGACCATTGCCTTTGCTTCAAGTCTGATCATGCACTTGAATAGTTTATCACACTGTTCCTTAATGGGTACTTCATCCTTTCCAAACTATTGGTGGTTCAGAcactgtatatatatatatatattaaaagATATGAATCTAGATTTACTAAAATGATCTATAATTTATAATTTAAAAAACGGAGGGTGTACTTCTGTCCCTCTCTTATCCATTTCCATTTAGAGCATATGTCGATTTATAAGAATCAAATATTTTGTTTTTATATTATTTTGTGATAGAATGAAAAAAATTCTATATAGAATGGGTTGGGAATAATGCCTGGATCCCATATAGATCTCGTATAAATGAAAATTTCATTGATAAGACCTCCTCGATTGTAGCTAATATTTTATTGCAAATAATTCCGACAATCTCGGGAAAAAAAGGAATTTACTTATTATAATAGAGATGGTGCGATTTgactcttttttctttttttagccCTACCTACATACTCCCTTACTGCAAGAATCAAGTGATATGAATACGGGTCAATCCATTCCATTCGTCAAACCAAATAACTAAATTATAAGGGACAAGTAATGAATCGACTAATTCTATTTCTGGAGCTAGACAGAGAGAGCGTGGAAACTGCCCTGAAAATAACAGAAGGAAAATGACGCGGAGCAGGACGCCGATGGCATTCTGATGGATGGAGATGCCGACAACAGGCATGGGGGCAACACGTCCAAGGTGTGACCCAACAACTCAAATCTGAACATGGAAAAGCAATATCTGCAACGATGCAACACAAACTGGCAAACCATTGATTGAATATGATGGCAAGTTATATCTGCCAGCGCAAGGTTAGGCACCCACTTACAGGTTACAACAAGAACAAAGTTTATGACACAACATGGTGAAGGAATACAACAGTTGACAAACTGTCCTAATGAGAAACAACACATCTCAGGTattcagcagcagcaggagacaGTTGTTAACTGGAGTCTATACCCACAGGtattcagcagcagcagcagacaaCTGTTAACGGAGCCTATACCCACATCTTCTTTGTAGCTTCCATCCGCTCGAGCAGGCCCTGGATTTCGGTCTGCATCCGTAGCTTCATCTTGTGGTAGTCGTAGTGCGAGTTCTCAAGCATCTTGAGCTCCTCGACC from Panicum hallii strain FIL2 chromosome 9, PHallii_v3.1, whole genome shotgun sequence includes:
- the LOC112877645 gene encoding zinc finger protein 4-like, which gives rise to MNSKEMCQEPCDELSEISSQAASNTEASNSSGRVSLDLSLTVAAAAAAESSTTDNSNGNSGGGGAQVDAAATVAAREPSRVFTCNYCQRKFFSSQALGGHQNAHRRERTLARRALRLDAAAPYGYYADVASLPLYGSGLYPIGIQAHASPAARPEQQQQRHDAAAAARADELKPARGLLGPMPFFVGDDEVSFGWPGSFRPTAAGAPAGGAALNSAGGSAMFAGEEPDLTLRL